The sequence GCGACCGGCAATACAATGCCAACAGCGACACCGGCCAGATAAATCCAGAAACCTGTCCGGCGAAGTCGGAACATCAGAATAGCCCCAATCAGTGTGAGTAGCGAGTAAACGAATTGAGCAATGGCCAGCAACCGAATTTCTTCCGGATCTCCCGGCATCGGTTGCGCGCCATTGGCTGCCCGGTCTTCGAAATACTGTTTAGGCTGATTCCGCTCCTCCTCAGGGGTTTGTTTGCGTTTAACATAGGAGGTTTCGGCAACAGCGTCGGTTCGAAAAAACGACACGACCGAATCGAAAAGGCCTAAACCGCAGCTAATAAACGTGAGGATACACAGTAAAGTTAAGAATTGAGAACGCATCTGTAGGGCGACCAGCGGGGTCGTTTGTTTAATCGGCGACCAAGATACTGCAACACGAGTCAGTCTGCACTACGTAAAAACCTTATTTTCGCGGCAGAGTTTCATAATCAACCAACGGAACCTATCAAACATGACTTTGCAAGAACTAACGGATCAAATCCGAACCAAAGCTACCCACGCCGACAGCCTTAATGCTACGGCAAAGCTCGTAACCGATCAGGGCGTTGTTTATATCGATGCAACTCAATCACCTGTAGTTGTCTCCAACGACGATAAACCCGCCGATTGCGACCTTCATGTCAGCGTGGATAATCTGGTAAAAATGGGTACTGGCGACCTCAATCCGATGATGGCCTTTATGACCGGCAAGCTCAAAGTAAAAGGCGATATGGGTATTGCCATGAAAATGGGGCAGGTAATGGCCTAAATTCTTTATTATTGGACATTAGATATTGGAAGTTAGATTTTTTATAGTTTAGTTTAATTAATCAACGACCAATATCTTTGTCCAATGGCCTCTGACCAGACTACTTCTCGCCGTAAATTTCTGCAGGGCAGCGCCCTTGCCACAGCCAGTTTCTTTATTGTACCCCGCCACGTTTTAGGAGGAAAACGACCCGATGGATCACGGGTTATCGCGCCGTCTGACAAGCTCAACATGGCGGCTGTGGGCTGTGGTGGCAAGGCCGACGTGAACATCAGGCTAGCCTACAACAACGGTTCCGACAATTTTGTGGCCTTATGCGATGTCGATGATCGCCAGTCAAAAAAATTCCGGACTCAATTTCCCAACGCGCCTTATTTTCAGGACTACCGCGAAATGTTCGACAAAGCGGGTAAAACGTTCGATGCGGTTATTGTGAGCACACCCGACCACATGCACGCTCCGATCGCGATGGCTGCCATGCAACTCGGCAAACATGTTTACGTCGAGAAACCACTGACGCACGACATCTATGAAGCCCGGATGCTGACCGAAGCAGCCCGCAAATACAAAGTTGTGACCCAGATGGGTAATCAGGGTAGCTCGGGAGATGCCACACGGATCATCGAAACGGCAATTCAGGAAAAAATGATTGGCCATGTTCATACGGTTTATTGCTGGACGAACCGCCCGGTCTGGCCGCAGGGTGTCCGGTCGCCAAAAGACAAAGGAGAGTCGCAGCCAGTGCCACCCGAAGTGAACTGGCCCTTATGGCTCGGCACCGCGCCCAACCGCGACTATCATGAAGCGTATATGCCCACGCGCTGGCGAGGCTACTGGGATTTCGGAACGGGGGCACTCGGCGATATGGGCTGCCATTTTATGGACGTGCCATTCCGTGCGCTGAAACTCAAATATCCCACCTCGGTAGAGTGCAGTGTAGGCTCGGTCTATTCCGATTTTTTCAAGGAAGCGTTCTATGATGACGTATGCCCGCCTTCATCAGCCATTCACCTGACGTTTCCGTCGGATGACCGCAAGGTGAAAGAAATTAAATTCTCCTGGTTTGATGGCGGTATTCGTCCGCAAGTACCCGAGGGTGTTGAGTACAGCGACATGTTCCGCAGTATAGACGGGGGCATGCTGTTCATTGGCACCAAAGGGATGCTGGTGGGTGGATTATTCGGGAATGATCCGAAGCTACTCCCGGTCGACAAATTTGCGAACAAAGAATTACCTAAACCCGAAAAGCCGCTGGTTGAAGGCAAAACGGAAGGACATCAGCAACAGTGGGTCAAAGCCTGCAAACAAGGATACGGCGCTTACACGTCCTCTTCGTTCGATGAAGCGGGTCCGTTGGCCGAAACGGTACTGATGGGCAATCTGGCAACCCGTTCTTATCTGGCCCGCGAAGATGGTAAGTTCACGGGTCGCAAAAAACTCCTCTGGGATGGCGAGAACATGAAAATCACCAATTTCGACTATGCCAACCAGTTCGTACGGCGGCAGTATAATGGAGGTTATACTCTATAAATGCATGCAGAAATTAAGCATGGCATGACAAAAGACCAGGTCAAATCCCGGATAATAAGAGGCAAGATTACCTCTTATTATCCGGGATTTAGTCCATATTATAATTGGGTTAATTCTGTGGGTTCAACAAACAACAACGGCGCTGGGGCAGGCTATAGGAATGAAACTGGCAGGCCGACCAACCAATGGGAGCAGTCCAGTTCCTACGCATTAATAAACGGTCAATCAAGCTACTTTACGCATTCTTACCTCTTCTGAGCGCTCTGCTTACATCCGTAAATCGCCGACGATTTGGGCAGCAGTCTGTTTAGTCTACCCAGCGTAAGTAATGTAGTACTATCTCATTTTCTTCAATAAATGCATACATTAGTGGCTATTACGAGTTGCTAATGAAACATTCCCAATTCAGGCTATTATGGCTGCTATGTGGTTGTCTGATGGTATGCCGCCTGATGGGGCAGCCGTTAAACAGTCAGCCGGTTGTCGTTTTGCAGGGGAATCATGATCAGGTTTCTCTTCGGGGAAGTCTGGCCTATTTTCAGGATTCGCTGGGAAACAGAGGTATTCAGGATGTTATTACACCCACCATAGCGCCCGCCTTTCAGCCTGTTACAACACCCGTTCCCAACTTTGGCTATGTGACGGGTATAAAATCGGCCAAGCCGGTTTGGTTACGATTTAAACTCTCGAATGCATCGGATCAGACCCAGAACTGGCTGGCCGAAATCGATTTCTGGTGTTTCGACGAACTTCAGCTCTTTTTAGTCGACGAGCAAAATCAGGTTCTTTCAACCTCACCCATCATTGGCTGGAAAACACCGGTTGCCAAACGCCCCTTAAACCATAGGCACTACTGGTTTCCATTTACGCTATCCGGGCATCAGAACGCAACCGCATACCTGCGTATTCTTAAACATCGGGGCACGCAAATTGTCCCCGTCGAGCTCGTGCGGGCGTCGGCCTATGATTCTCTTCTTCAGAAAAGCTATCTGTTCTGGGGCGGTGTGTTGTTTACACTGGTCTTCGTAGCGATTATGAATGTCATTTTTTTTCTGATTACCCTCGACCGCATTTATTCGAAATATATTTTCTGTTTGCTGGGCCTTGTTGGTTTTTTTATCATCAACGATGGGTTCATGAATCAATTTGCCTTTGAGGAACAGTTCTGGCTGCCCCGACAAAATGTCTATTTTCTGTTCCCGCTCATTCTTTTCTATTCGCAACTGCTATTTGTCCGAACGTTTCTTCCGCTAGTTAATACACCATCCCATCGCTGGCACAAAGTCGGAACAATCGTTTTGTGGTGTGGCGTTTTCTGCCTGATCGCGCTGACTATCGAACGATTTACGCCCTACTCTGCCTTACTGGAGCTTATTCTGGTTCGAATTTTTTCCGTTTTTTACTGGTTCCCCATGCCTGTTATTGGCGCTTATATCGTGGTGAGTATCGTCCGAAAATACCACGTAAAAGAAGCCTGGCTGTATCTCATAGCAGTCTTACCGTTTTATGCGCTGAATCTTGGACAGGTGTTTGCCAATTTCGGCATGCTGCCAACCTACGAGCCCGTTGCCAATTTTGCTTATTATGCTCCAGCCGCCCTGTTCGAGGTGCTGGTATTGACCGTCGGGCTGGCGTATCGCTACAAAATGAACCGTGATCAGACCGAGCGACTCATCAAAGAACAAACGATCCAGCAGGAACGAACCTACGAAGCCGAGGTTCAGACGCTGGCCATGAAAAATAGCTTACTGATTGAAAAAGAACGCATTGCCCGCGACCTCCACGACAATGTAGGCGCCCATCTGGCCTTTGTCGTTACCAATCTTACTCACATCAGTGATCAGGCTGAGAAACAGCCCCGAATGAACGGGCGTCAGTGGGCCGACCAGCTACGCACCATTGTGAGCTACACACGCGAAGCGGTTAAACTCCTGCGCGAAACCATCTGGGCCATTCATCAGGAAAGCTTTACGGTCGAGGAATTTTCGGAACGGCTTAATCAGTATATCAACCGCTATGTTCACGAAACCGACGGCCTGCATGTCGATGTGGTGGTCACCGGGTCGCAGGCACAGCGGCTAACCTCGACGCAGGTTCTGAATCTGTTCCGAATTGTTCAGGAAGCACTCAACAACGTAATCAAACACGCCTTCGCCACGCAGGCAACAGTTCACCTACAAATTCGACCCGGCGGGCATATCAAC comes from Spirosoma aureum and encodes:
- a CDS encoding SCP2 sterol-binding domain-containing protein; the protein is MTLQELTDQIRTKATHADSLNATAKLVTDQGVVYIDATQSPVVVSNDDKPADCDLHVSVDNLVKMGTGDLNPMMAFMTGKLKVKGDMGIAMKMGQVMA
- a CDS encoding Gfo/Idh/MocA family protein, which codes for MASDQTTSRRKFLQGSALATASFFIVPRHVLGGKRPDGSRVIAPSDKLNMAAVGCGGKADVNIRLAYNNGSDNFVALCDVDDRQSKKFRTQFPNAPYFQDYREMFDKAGKTFDAVIVSTPDHMHAPIAMAAMQLGKHVYVEKPLTHDIYEARMLTEAARKYKVVTQMGNQGSSGDATRIIETAIQEKMIGHVHTVYCWTNRPVWPQGVRSPKDKGESQPVPPEVNWPLWLGTAPNRDYHEAYMPTRWRGYWDFGTGALGDMGCHFMDVPFRALKLKYPTSVECSVGSVYSDFFKEAFYDDVCPPSSAIHLTFPSDDRKVKEIKFSWFDGGIRPQVPEGVEYSDMFRSIDGGMLFIGTKGMLVGGLFGNDPKLLPVDKFANKELPKPEKPLVEGKTEGHQQQWVKACKQGYGAYTSSSFDEAGPLAETVLMGNLATRSYLAREDGKFTGRKKLLWDGENMKITNFDYANQFVRRQYNGGYTL
- a CDS encoding sensor histidine kinase gives rise to the protein MKHSQFRLLWLLCGCLMVCRLMGQPLNSQPVVVLQGNHDQVSLRGSLAYFQDSLGNRGIQDVITPTIAPAFQPVTTPVPNFGYVTGIKSAKPVWLRFKLSNASDQTQNWLAEIDFWCFDELQLFLVDEQNQVLSTSPIIGWKTPVAKRPLNHRHYWFPFTLSGHQNATAYLRILKHRGTQIVPVELVRASAYDSLLQKSYLFWGGVLFTLVFVAIMNVIFFLITLDRIYSKYIFCLLGLVGFFIINDGFMNQFAFEEQFWLPRQNVYFLFPLILFYSQLLFVRTFLPLVNTPSHRWHKVGTIVLWCGVFCLIALTIERFTPYSALLELILVRIFSVFYWFPMPVIGAYIVVSIVRKYHVKEAWLYLIAVLPFYALNLGQVFANFGMLPTYEPVANFAYYAPAALFEVLVLTVGLAYRYKMNRDQTERLIKEQTIQQERTYEAEVQTLAMKNSLLIEKERIARDLHDNVGAHLAFVVTNLTHISDQAEKQPRMNGRQWADQLRTIVSYTREAVKLLRETIWAIHQESFTVEEFSERLNQYINRYVHETDGLHVDVVVTGSQAQRLTSTQVLNLFRIVQEALNNVIKHAFATQATVHLQIRPGGHINLRIHDNGRGFTWANGAVSEQHYGLRNMQTRAEELGGTFRVFAEDGTTVEVEV